Proteins found in one Amycolatopsis aidingensis genomic segment:
- a CDS encoding PucR family transcriptional regulator: protein MIRVVEALTGHGRDAAAAVTARCVQEIPAYQRLPGPVLERDLVANVRAVIDLFLTAVVEDRGLTEAELAGPISWAAERVRDGLPLDAVLRIYPLAARELWRIATTSDEQQGEPGEPDALDRDLVPLVGRIFGLLADLLPRIAQAYHAEQQHEEWAQREGRYSLAAALLAGRPAQRAAERAGHRLAERYLVLTVDIPEPSQSTDTRAATSRFRRLQAALDTEPVLATFDRDGGVFLLPVAPDQQEPQQRAAAERVLRRIDSAAGARCRAGIALATSHATIPHAHRLATELLHLAGTLRRPPAGYWLTDLAIEYQVAQPGPARDCLAELLRPLNRHQHLLDALRALIDSNHQRAEAAAALHIHRNTLNYRLHRIRTLTGHDPTTPHGARILTAATIASALTEHPPADHHIPEQP from the coding sequence ATGATCCGAGTCGTCGAGGCCCTTACCGGTCACGGCCGGGACGCCGCCGCCGCGGTGACCGCCCGGTGCGTGCAGGAGATTCCCGCCTACCAGCGGCTGCCGGGTCCGGTTCTGGAGCGGGACCTGGTCGCGAACGTCCGCGCGGTGATCGACCTGTTCCTCACCGCCGTCGTCGAGGATCGCGGCCTCACCGAGGCCGAACTCGCCGGTCCGATCAGCTGGGCGGCCGAACGCGTCCGCGACGGCCTGCCACTCGACGCCGTACTGCGCATCTACCCGCTGGCCGCCAGGGAACTCTGGCGCATCGCCACCACTTCCGACGAGCAACAAGGCGAACCTGGTGAACCCGATGCGCTGGACCGGGACCTGGTGCCGTTGGTCGGCCGCATCTTCGGCCTTCTCGCCGACCTGCTGCCCCGCATCGCGCAGGCCTACCACGCCGAGCAGCAGCACGAGGAATGGGCGCAGCGCGAAGGCCGTTACTCGCTGGCCGCGGCCCTGCTCGCCGGACGCCCCGCCCAGCGCGCCGCCGAACGGGCCGGCCACCGGCTGGCCGAGCGGTACCTCGTGCTCACCGTGGACATTCCCGAACCCAGCCAGTCCACCGACACCCGCGCGGCGACCAGCCGCTTCCGCCGACTGCAGGCCGCGCTGGACACCGAACCCGTACTGGCCACCTTCGACCGCGACGGCGGAGTGTTCCTCCTGCCCGTTGCCCCCGACCAGCAGGAGCCGCAGCAGCGGGCTGCCGCCGAACGCGTGCTCCGGCGTATCGACTCCGCCGCAGGCGCCCGGTGCCGTGCCGGTATCGCACTGGCCACCAGCCACGCCACCATTCCGCACGCCCACCGGCTGGCCACCGAACTGCTCCACCTCGCGGGCACCCTGCGCCGCCCGCCCGCCGGGTACTGGCTGACCGATCTCGCCATCGAGTACCAAGTCGCCCAACCAGGCCCGGCCCGCGACTGCCTCGCCGAGCTGTTACGGCCGCTCAACCGACACCAGCACCTGCTCGACGCGCTGCGCGCCCTCATCGACAGCAACCACCAACGCGCCGAAGCCGCCGCGGCTCTGCACATACATCGCAACACCCTCAACTACCGCCTGCACCGCATTCGTACCCTCACCGGCCACGACCCCACCACGCCGCATGGCGCCCGGATCCTCACCGCCGCCACGATCGCCAGCGCCCTCACCGAGCACCCGCCCGCCGATCACCACATCCCGGAACAACCATGA
- a CDS encoding lipase family protein — MTRFTSVLCGVLTALLLCASVPGAVSAAPTGTQQVPLPRDDPFYVPPAGFESSPNGTVLRSRQVTAVAFVLPVPASTYQVLYKSVDSHDRPVAEAATVLVPKGAWRGQGPRPLLSYQIAVDSLSTRCQPSYTLRAGLFGSPTGVGTYEFTLSLGALLKGYAVVYSDYQGPRSEFAAGPQAAHAVLDGIRAVQHYAPAGLDPQGPVGLWGYSGGGLATTWAAEQQASYAPELNVVGAAAGGVPADLEAMLKYNDGGLGAGLGLLGVMGLDRAFPEAGVQALLNDRGRKLFADNAEACTLDVALFHPFDRLANYTTVAKPADSAPARYLYRVNNTGKATPDFPVYNYHGTVDEFVPLAPVDTLVAGYCADGGTVAVSRIPLAGHITGEIVGAGDALGFLTDTFNGKPTRNDCAKQFR; from the coding sequence ATGACCAGGTTCACATCGGTGCTGTGTGGCGTCCTGACGGCGCTGTTGCTGTGCGCCTCGGTGCCCGGTGCGGTGTCCGCGGCCCCCACCGGCACCCAGCAGGTCCCGCTGCCAAGGGACGATCCGTTCTACGTCCCCCCGGCCGGATTCGAGTCCAGCCCGAACGGGACGGTGCTGCGGTCGCGCCAGGTCACCGCCGTGGCCTTTGTCCTGCCGGTGCCTGCCAGCACCTACCAGGTGCTGTACAAGTCGGTGGACAGCCACGATCGGCCGGTGGCCGAGGCAGCAACGGTGCTGGTTCCCAAGGGCGCGTGGCGTGGGCAGGGCCCACGGCCGCTGCTTTCCTACCAGATCGCGGTGGACTCGCTGTCCACCCGGTGCCAGCCGTCCTACACGCTGCGGGCTGGCTTGTTCGGCTCACCGACCGGAGTCGGCACCTACGAGTTCACCCTCTCACTGGGCGCCCTGCTCAAGGGCTACGCCGTGGTTTACTCCGACTACCAGGGTCCACGCTCCGAGTTCGCGGCCGGGCCGCAGGCCGCGCACGCCGTCCTCGACGGGATCCGCGCCGTGCAGCACTATGCCCCCGCGGGCCTCGACCCCCAGGGCCCGGTCGGGTTGTGGGGCTACTCCGGCGGCGGCCTGGCCACCACCTGGGCTGCCGAACAGCAAGCCTCCTACGCTCCCGAGCTCAACGTGGTGGGCGCCGCGGCCGGGGGTGTCCCGGCCGACCTCGAAGCCATGCTGAAGTACAACGACGGCGGTCTCGGCGCAGGCCTGGGACTGCTCGGGGTGATGGGCCTCGACCGTGCCTTCCCCGAAGCCGGTGTCCAAGCCCTGCTGAACGACCGCGGCCGTAAGCTGTTCGCGGACAACGCCGAGGCCTGCACCCTCGACGTCGCGCTGTTCCACCCCTTCGACCGGCTGGCCAACTACACAACCGTTGCCAAGCCAGCGGACTCCGCACCCGCGCGGTACCTCTACCGGGTCAACAACACCGGTAAGGCGACTCCGGACTTTCCCGTCTACAACTACCACGGCACCGTCGACGAGTTCGTTCCGCTCGCGCCGGTGGACACCCTGGTAGCCGGTTACTGCGCGGACGGTGGAACCGTGGCCGTGTCCCGGATCCCACTCGCCGGACACATCACCGGCGAGATCGTCGGTGCCGGTGACGCACTCGGATTCCTCACCGACACCTTCAACGGCAAGCCGACCCGCAACGACTGCGCGAAGCAGTTCCGCTGA
- a CDS encoding CSLREA domain-containing protein, whose translation MATRRLPVILAACLMGMILPVAAQAAPAQRSGDVTYTVDSTADAPDSDRGDGQCRSTEGRCTLRAAIMEANAGRGATIVVPAGHYLLTVPPPLLPLGPFPDPATGDLNILRPTTIIGAGMGRTVIDAGGIDRVLYNGANSTIRDLTVTGGVTKERELVFITGGGGILNVSRLRLQRVEVTGNKADYGGGIFNIPLSDLTISDSVVHGNSAGEAGGIRFDWTGKVVNTKITGNEAINPHWITHPASLGGRGGGIDLRGPGPLTITGSTIIGNRATDGGSGLNAAPAYLDSLVPPDTGFPLSVVILKNSTIEENLESANCTRAFAAFLTDGGRLDRTCHNDPPRS comes from the coding sequence ATGGCCACGCGAAGGTTGCCGGTGATACTGGCCGCCTGCCTGATGGGGATGATCTTGCCGGTGGCCGCGCAGGCGGCTCCGGCGCAAAGGTCCGGTGACGTGACGTACACGGTGGACAGTACGGCGGACGCGCCGGACTCCGACCGCGGTGACGGGCAATGCCGGAGCACGGAGGGCAGGTGCACACTGCGGGCGGCGATCATGGAAGCGAACGCGGGCCGGGGTGCGACGATCGTGGTTCCCGCGGGTCACTACCTGCTGACCGTCCCGCCGCCGCTGCTGCCACTGGGCCCGTTCCCGGACCCGGCCACGGGGGATCTGAACATCCTCCGGCCGACCACGATCATCGGGGCCGGGATGGGCCGGACCGTGATCGACGCGGGTGGTATCGACCGGGTCCTCTACAACGGTGCCAACAGCACGATTCGCGACCTGACCGTCACCGGCGGGGTGACCAAAGAGCGCGAACTGGTTTTCATCACCGGAGGCGGCGGGATCTTGAACGTGTCCCGGCTGCGACTGCAGCGGGTGGAAGTGACCGGGAACAAGGCGGACTACGGCGGCGGTATCTTCAACATTCCGCTGTCCGACCTGACGATCTCGGACAGTGTGGTGCACGGGAACTCGGCGGGCGAGGCAGGCGGGATCCGGTTCGACTGGACGGGCAAGGTGGTCAACACGAAGATCACCGGTAACGAGGCGATCAACCCGCACTGGATCACCCATCCGGCATCGCTTGGCGGCCGCGGCGGCGGCATCGACCTGCGCGGCCCGGGACCGCTGACCATCACCGGCTCCACGATCATCGGAAACCGCGCCACCGACGGAGGATCGGGGCTCAACGCGGCACCGGCCTATCTGGACTCACTGGTGCCCCCGGACACCGGATTCCCGCTGAGCGTCGTGATCCTGAAGAACTCCACAATCGAGGAGAATCTGGAGTCGGCCAACTGCACCCGGGCCTTCGCCGCGTTCCTCACCGACGGTGGACGGCTGGATCGGACCTGCCACAACGACCCGCCACGATCCTAG
- a CDS encoding LmrA/YxaF family transcription factor — protein sequence MWQETLTTTDFTAGCPVVAAEAFTEWHDLIATTLADSGVESGAARSLATLTISAVEGAVILALSTRTVRPLEEVHRHLVELVGLHLPPRSGAAPE from the coding sequence ATGTGGCAGGAGACCCTGACCACAACCGACTTCACGGCCGGCTGCCCCGTCGTGGCAGCCGAGGCCTTCACCGAGTGGCACGACCTCATTGCCACCACGCTCGCCGACTCCGGGGTCGAGTCCGGCGCCGCACGGTCACTGGCCACACTCACGATCAGCGCTGTCGAAGGCGCGGTGATCCTCGCGCTCAGCACGCGTACCGTCCGCCCGCTGGAGGAGGTTCACCGCCATCTGGTCGAGCTGGTCGGCCTGCACCTTCCACCTCGGTCCGGCGCCGCGCCCGAGTAG
- a CDS encoding phytoene desaturase family protein → MPSSTRAGQDAGFDAIVVGAGIGGMVSAAYLAAAGKRTLLLEAYNVIGGYTHAFRRAGKWEFDVGVHYLGDCGPGGAIPTILRGVGLDRKVEFLPLDPAGFDTIVFPDLTVRIPVGWDNYLDNLCAAFPAERQRIRKVVGILRRIGGSIDHSRTPASLGGQAAFVRRAGFATRWAMLPLTTLLDTYRLSPRLKAAMPAQYGTYASPPHRTPVAVHAFMLQNFLSDGAWFPRGGGQVLSARLGEVIVANGGQIRTRSTVRRIRTEHGAATGGRAGGRHPVRRTHRGVQRRPEADLSRPGRPRAPQAPHDPAGGAVPDVAAVLQLLPRRGRRPRPVDTEHQLLLGAHRRRRHLAVQGPR, encoded by the coding sequence ATGCCATCGAGCACACGTGCCGGGCAGGACGCCGGCTTCGACGCGATCGTGGTCGGCGCGGGCATCGGCGGGATGGTCAGCGCGGCCTACCTGGCCGCGGCGGGTAAACGCACCCTGCTACTCGAGGCCTACAACGTCATCGGTGGTTACACGCACGCGTTCCGCCGGGCCGGCAAGTGGGAGTTCGACGTCGGCGTGCACTACCTAGGTGACTGCGGTCCAGGCGGGGCGATCCCGACGATCCTGCGGGGAGTGGGGCTGGACCGTAAGGTCGAGTTCCTGCCGTTGGACCCCGCGGGCTTCGACACCATCGTCTTCCCGGACCTGACCGTGCGGATCCCGGTCGGCTGGGACAACTACCTGGACAACCTGTGTGCCGCGTTCCCCGCCGAACGGCAACGGATTCGCAAGGTCGTCGGCATCCTGCGCCGGATCGGCGGCAGCATCGACCACAGTCGCACCCCGGCGTCGCTGGGCGGCCAGGCCGCGTTCGTGCGGCGGGCCGGGTTCGCCACACGATGGGCGATGCTGCCACTGACGACGTTGCTGGACACATACCGGCTCAGCCCGCGGCTCAAGGCGGCGATGCCGGCGCAGTACGGCACCTATGCCAGCCCGCCGCACCGCACGCCGGTGGCGGTGCACGCGTTCATGCTGCAGAACTTCCTCAGCGACGGGGCCTGGTTCCCACGGGGTGGCGGGCAGGTCCTCTCCGCCCGCCTCGGCGAGGTCATCGTCGCGAACGGCGGACAGATCCGCACCCGATCCACGGTCCGGCGGATCCGCACCGAGCACGGCGCCGCGACCGGGGGTCGAGCTGGCGGACGGCACCCGGTTCGACGCACCCATCGTGGTGTCCAACGCCGACCTGAAGCGGACCTATCTCGACCTGGTCGGCCGCGAGCACCTCAGGCGCCGCACGATCCGGCGGGTGGAGCGGTTCCGGATGTCGCAGCCGTTCTTCAACTGCTACCTCGGCGTGGACGTCGACCTCGGCCAGTGGATACCGAACACCAACTTCTACTCGGTGCCCACCGCCGAAGACGTCACCTCGCTGTTCAAGGACCTCGCTGA
- a CDS encoding phytoene desaturase family protein, which yields MPTAEDVTSLFKDLAENRGGYTLDERIEQARRLPAYVSVTTVKDPGNPHAAPPGSSVLEVMTLVPDEPGAWGLDRWPEPGDNGYQDDPGYRRIKEAFTEIMIRRVSEVIPGIENHIVWREAATPLTQHRHTRASGGTPYGLELSIGQFGPLRPGVRTEIAGLYLCGASTAWGPAVEGAMLSGLHAAGAALGRDLDAEIRAGTIYGRPPAGPADPPGWTASSASRATSSSRTNATSPH from the coding sequence GTGCCCACCGCCGAAGACGTCACCTCGCTGTTCAAGGACCTCGCTGAGAACAGGGGCGGCTACACTCTCGACGAACGCATCGAGCAGGCCCGGCGGCTGCCCGCCTATGTCAGCGTCACCACCGTCAAGGACCCCGGCAACCCGCATGCCGCCCCGCCCGGTTCGTCGGTACTCGAGGTGATGACCCTGGTCCCGGACGAGCCCGGGGCATGGGGCCTCGACCGCTGGCCCGAGCCGGGCGACAACGGCTACCAGGACGATCCCGGCTACCGGCGCATCAAGGAAGCCTTCACCGAGATCATGATCCGCAGGGTCAGCGAGGTCATTCCCGGCATCGAGAACCACATTGTCTGGCGAGAAGCGGCCACGCCGCTGACCCAGCACCGCCACACCCGGGCCAGCGGCGGCACCCCCTACGGCCTCGAGCTGTCGATCGGCCAGTTCGGTCCGCTGCGCCCAGGTGTGCGCACCGAGATCGCCGGCCTGTACCTGTGCGGCGCCTCCACCGCCTGGGGTCCCGCCGTCGAAGGCGCGATGCTCTCCGGCCTGCACGCCGCCGGGGCCGCCCTCGGCCGCGACCTGGACGCCGAGATCCGCGCAGGCACGATCTACGGCAGGCCACCGGCCGGCCCGGCGGATCCACCCGGCTGGACCGCCAGCTCGGCGAGCCGGGCAACGTCGTCGTCGAGGACAAACGCGACCTCGCCGCACTGA
- a CDS encoding IS110 family RNA-guided transposase, producing the protein MDNTSAGYGVFLGLDVGKGEHHAIGLDPTGKRLHDAPLPNNEPKLREVFDRLAEHGRLLVVVDQPATIGALPVAVARACGHQVAYLPGLAMRRIADLYPGNAKTDARDAYVIADAARTLPHTLRQVDVGDDTLAELDVLVGYDDDLTAEATRLSNRIRGLLTGIHPALERVLGPRITHAAVLEILSRCGGPAGIRQAGRRKLTAMAAKHAPRMGTKLVENILTALQEQTVTVPGTTAADTVLPRLADSLKTVLAQRKQVASEVEEILDAHPLAGVLTSMPGIGVRTAARILLEIGDASAFASSGHLAAYAGIAPVTHRSGSSIKGEHPARTGNRKLKRAFFLAAFAALSDPTSRAYYQRKRDEGKKHNAALICLARRRCDVLYAMLRNHTYYRHPQPDSTPAAA; encoded by the coding sequence ATGGACAACACTTCGGCCGGCTACGGCGTGTTCCTCGGCTTGGACGTGGGCAAAGGCGAGCACCACGCCATCGGCCTCGACCCCACCGGCAAACGGCTGCACGACGCGCCACTGCCCAACAACGAGCCCAAGCTGCGGGAAGTCTTCGACCGTCTCGCCGAACACGGACGCCTGCTCGTAGTGGTCGACCAGCCCGCCACGATCGGCGCGCTGCCGGTCGCGGTCGCCCGTGCGTGCGGCCACCAGGTGGCCTACCTGCCCGGCCTGGCCATGCGCCGCATCGCCGACCTCTACCCCGGCAACGCCAAGACCGACGCCCGCGACGCCTACGTCATCGCCGACGCTGCCCGCACCCTGCCGCACACCCTGCGCCAAGTCGACGTCGGAGACGACACCCTCGCCGAACTCGACGTGCTGGTCGGCTACGACGATGACCTCACCGCAGAGGCGACCCGGCTGTCCAACCGCATCCGCGGCCTGCTCACCGGCATCCACCCCGCCCTCGAACGCGTCCTCGGCCCCCGCATCACGCATGCGGCGGTGCTGGAGATCCTGTCGCGCTGCGGCGGCCCGGCCGGCATCCGCCAGGCTGGGCGCCGCAAGCTCACCGCCATGGCGGCCAAGCACGCGCCGCGTATGGGCACCAAGCTGGTCGAGAACATCCTCACCGCACTGCAGGAGCAGACCGTGACCGTTCCCGGCACCACCGCGGCCGACACCGTTCTGCCCCGCCTGGCCGACAGCCTGAAAACCGTGCTGGCGCAACGGAAACAGGTCGCGTCCGAGGTGGAGGAGATCCTCGATGCGCACCCTCTTGCCGGGGTCCTGACATCGATGCCCGGCATCGGGGTCAGGACCGCCGCCCGCATCCTCCTCGAGATCGGCGACGCCTCCGCCTTCGCCAGCTCCGGCCACCTCGCCGCCTACGCCGGGATCGCACCGGTCACCCACCGCTCCGGCAGCTCGATCAAGGGCGAACACCCCGCCCGCACCGGCAACCGCAAACTCAAACGCGCCTTCTTCCTCGCCGCCTTCGCCGCCCTGTCCGACCCCACCAGCAGGGCCTACTACCAACGAAAACGCGACGAAGGCAAGAAACACAACGCCGCCCTCATCTGCCTCGCACGCCGCCGCTGCGACGTGCTCTACGCCATGCTCCGCAACCACACCTACTACCGGCATCCCCAACCGGACTCCACGCCCGCTGCGGCTTGA
- a CDS encoding oxidoreductase produces the protein METPPGGLSGAEIEDLVDRFATTAAIAETAGFDGIQIHAAHGYLIAQFLSPLANQRTDDWGGDSTRRLRFLLEVVRRIRATVGPGFAVGIKLNSADFQRGGFSEAESRDVVARLAQEGLDLIEISGGSYEAPAMMGTARSAGTLAREAYFLDYAQTVRHLARDVPLAVTGGFRSHTAMATAIAHRTCDLIGLGRPTCTTPDAANVLFQPHQTRLPVRTVRLGLRRTLGLVADLKTLDGALDLQWHTDQLHRLAGGAEPDPNRPRWRTLLAMLNRNGLAAFRRQRQ, from the coding sequence ATAGAGACACCCCCCGGGGGGCTCAGCGGCGCCGAGATCGAGGACCTCGTCGACCGCTTCGCCACCACCGCCGCGATCGCCGAGACGGCGGGCTTCGACGGCATCCAGATCCACGCCGCCCATGGCTACCTCATCGCCCAGTTCCTGTCCCCGCTGGCCAACCAGCGCACCGACGACTGGGGCGGCGACTCCACCCGGCGGCTCCGGTTCCTGCTGGAGGTCGTGCGCCGCATCCGGGCCACCGTCGGCCCCGGCTTCGCCGTCGGCATCAAACTCAACTCCGCCGACTTCCAGCGCGGTGGATTCTCCGAAGCCGAGTCCCGCGACGTCGTGGCCCGCCTCGCACAGGAGGGCCTCGACCTCATCGAGATCAGCGGCGGCAGCTACGAAGCACCCGCCATGATGGGCACCGCCCGCTCGGCCGGCACCCTGGCCCGCGAGGCCTACTTCCTCGACTACGCCCAGACCGTGCGCCACCTCGCCCGCGACGTGCCGCTGGCCGTCACCGGCGGCTTCCGCTCGCACACCGCCATGGCCACCGCCATCGCCCACCGTACCTGTGACCTCATCGGACTCGGCCGGCCCACCTGCACGACCCCGGACGCCGCGAACGTCCTCTTTCAACCCCACCAGACCCGGTTGCCCGTTCGTACCGTGCGCCTCGGTCTCCGCCGCACCCTCGGACTCGTCGCCGACCTCAAGACCCTCGACGGGGCGCTGGACCTGCAATGGCACACCGACCAACTGCATCGCCTCGCGGGCGGCGCCGAACCCGACCCCAACCGGCCACGATGGAGAACCCTGCTGGCCATGCTCAACCGCAACGGGCTCGCCGCCTTCCGTCGCCAGCGCCAGTAG
- a CDS encoding C40 family peptidase, translating into MTTAGQQLGALDDPARDRPSSMDAIDKHAQQAEKLDASAVNDQAVKVGGAATSANDLGDDLRAFRDDVLREWDGKDAEAVADHLEQLGKASYKVSDKAEAAKNILQRVSEILENVKKKVVQLAQEANENDADNRALIGAARRRKNSSDDENEIEAAASEIERLRQLNERDANGKKEEIEQALDTAEKQIDDLLEPLGMEIEGGFLELLPADTSQATTPSSAAAPIDTTGRPAPVVGGGGSGGGGDSGGGVVAGVPGDGRPAKPIDARGDNPAKIAEQFLGRNAGDLKSSGELPAMQSWVPNDVNCANFVSGCLEAAGLIDKSQASASVAGLAANLEADGWRSVPLSEAKPGDVVVSNGGGHVVLYAGDGQFIGSNNINPDGSQQISMGGGGGLVKVLTPPV; encoded by the coding sequence ATGACCACTGCAGGACAGCAATTGGGCGCGCTCGACGACCCCGCGCGTGACCGTCCGAGCTCGATGGACGCCATCGACAAACATGCTCAACAGGCGGAAAAGCTCGACGCGAGCGCGGTCAACGACCAGGCGGTGAAGGTCGGTGGTGCCGCCACCAGTGCCAATGACCTCGGCGACGATCTCAGGGCCTTCCGCGACGATGTGCTGCGCGAATGGGACGGCAAAGACGCCGAAGCCGTCGCCGACCACCTCGAACAGCTCGGCAAGGCCAGCTACAAGGTCAGTGACAAGGCCGAGGCGGCCAAGAACATCCTCCAGCGCGTGTCGGAGATTCTGGAGAACGTCAAGAAAAAGGTCGTACAGCTTGCCCAGGAAGCCAATGAAAACGATGCGGACAATCGTGCACTGATCGGTGCCGCCCGGCGGCGGAAGAACAGCTCCGACGACGAGAACGAGATCGAGGCCGCCGCGTCCGAAATCGAACGGCTTCGGCAGCTCAACGAGAGAGATGCCAACGGGAAGAAGGAGGAGATCGAGCAGGCGCTGGACACCGCCGAAAAGCAGATCGACGACCTCCTCGAGCCCCTCGGCATGGAAATCGAGGGCGGTTTCCTGGAACTGCTGCCCGCGGACACCAGCCAGGCCACGACACCGAGTTCCGCCGCCGCCCCCATCGATACCACGGGCCGCCCGGCTCCCGTTGTCGGTGGCGGCGGGAGTGGGGGCGGCGGGGATTCCGGTGGTGGTGTCGTCGCCGGGGTTCCTGGGGACGGGAGGCCCGCCAAGCCGATCGATGCCAGGGGCGACAACCCCGCCAAGATCGCCGAACAGTTCCTCGGCCGCAATGCCGGGGATCTGAAGAGCAGCGGTGAGCTGCCCGCGATGCAGTCATGGGTGCCGAACGACGTCAACTGCGCGAACTTCGTTTCCGGTTGCCTGGAGGCAGCCGGCCTGATCGACAAGAGCCAGGCCAGCGCCTCGGTCGCGGGTCTGGCGGCCAACCTCGAGGCGGACGGCTGGAGGTCGGTGCCGTTGTCCGAGGCGAAACCCGGTGATGTGGTGGTCTCGAACGGCGGCGGGCACGTCGTGCTGTATGCAGGCGACGGTCAGTTCATCGGCTCGAACAACATCAACCCGGACGGCTCGCAGCAGATCAGCATGGGTGGCGGCGGCGGTCTCGTCAAGGTCCTCACCCCGCCGGTCTGA
- a CDS encoding FAD-dependent monooxygenase, which translates to MTSRVLISGASIAGPALAYWLHRSGFAVTVVEKAGAPRDGGYPIDVRGTAIEVVRRMGILPQLQDAHVGSRRCTFLNADGSTVAAVDPSAVAGGVEGQDLEVRRGDLAALLHGKVRDDVEFLFDDSIDTMDQSGRGVDVTLHSGQRRTFDLVVGADGMHSPTRELLFGPEEQFHRYLGYCFAIFTMPNTFGLSHELMMWNTPGKAAALYAVGNNDELHAFLTFHQPEPPLGALRNPDAQRDLVAATFAGAGWEVPGMVDAMREADDLFFDTAGQIRLPHWSSGRVGLVGDAASAPSFLTGQGSSLALVGAYMLADALTTNRDHTAAFAAYERGTREFVAMNQALVDNGGAALFPTTARALEQRNAMLRDLVTMPPTTPRPAHSALTLPELAPADRPSPTSYAP; encoded by the coding sequence ATGACATCTCGAGTTCTGATCTCCGGGGCCAGCATCGCCGGACCCGCGCTGGCGTACTGGCTGCACCGGTCCGGATTCGCGGTCACCGTGGTGGAGAAGGCAGGCGCTCCGCGCGACGGTGGTTACCCGATCGACGTCCGCGGCACCGCGATAGAGGTGGTCCGGCGCATGGGGATACTGCCCCAGCTACAGGACGCGCATGTCGGCTCGCGTCGCTGTACTTTCCTCAACGCCGACGGCAGCACTGTCGCCGCGGTCGACCCGAGCGCCGTTGCCGGCGGTGTCGAGGGACAGGACCTCGAGGTACGTCGTGGCGATCTGGCCGCGCTCCTCCACGGAAAAGTTCGCGACGACGTGGAATTCCTGTTCGACGACTCCATCGACACCATGGACCAGTCCGGACGCGGGGTCGACGTCACTCTCCACAGTGGGCAACGGCGCACGTTCGACCTGGTGGTCGGCGCCGATGGTATGCACTCACCGACCAGGGAACTGCTGTTCGGCCCCGAGGAACAGTTCCACCGCTACCTCGGCTACTGCTTCGCCATATTCACCATGCCCAACACCTTCGGGCTCTCGCACGAGCTCATGATGTGGAACACCCCCGGCAAAGCCGCGGCCCTCTACGCCGTCGGCAACAACGACGAACTGCACGCCTTCCTGACCTTTCACCAACCGGAACCACCCCTCGGTGCCCTCCGGAACCCCGACGCCCAACGGGACCTGGTCGCCGCGACCTTCGCGGGCGCCGGATGGGAGGTCCCCGGCATGGTCGACGCCATGCGCGAGGCGGATGACCTGTTCTTCGACACGGCGGGCCAGATCCGCCTGCCCCACTGGTCCAGCGGCCGCGTCGGGCTCGTCGGCGACGCCGCATCCGCACCCTCGTTCCTCACCGGACAAGGCTCCAGCCTCGCGCTGGTGGGCGCCTACATGCTCGCCGACGCCCTGACCACGAACCGGGACCACACGGCGGCCTTCGCCGCCTACGAACGCGGCACCCGGGAGTTCGTAGCCATGAACCAGGCACTGGTCGACAATGGTGGAGCAGCACTCTTCCCCACCACGGCCAGGGCGCTGGAGCAACGCAACGCCATGCTGCGTGACCTCGTCACCATGCCACCCACGACACCACGGCCGGCCCACTCGGCCCTGACGCTGCCCGAACTCGCTCCGGCCGACCGACCGTCGCCGACTAGTTACGCTCCGTAA